One window of Solwaraspora sp. WMMA2056 genomic DNA carries:
- a CDS encoding histidine kinase, with product MRALLRSLWAEPRVADPPTRVWRDWVLLGAVWVAATLEGLLRTDLMSPAYSTIVALVLAPTLCWRRTRPLLMVAVAFPVTAVTALLAGHEPELVTGVYLLILPYALYRWGSGRQIVAGTAIILAKMGLSAAVGHLDLADLVGGTVVVSAAMAVATALRYRATLWARELDQAKLAERERLARDLHDTVAHHVSAMAIRAQAGIAVAPTRPAAALDALAVIEAEATRALAEMRLMVRGLRHGEPAGQLGPADLTPNPGIGDVARLASRAQPGPVVDVTLHGDVDDIPSTVATAVYRLAQESVTNARRHARHATRIEVRVDVDADAVRLRVSDDGDTGTARPAATGGFGIVGMTERAALLGGTCDAGPDRDRGWTVAVALPRQAPAGRAGT from the coding sequence GTGCGTGCGCTGCTGCGGTCGCTGTGGGCCGAGCCCCGCGTCGCCGACCCGCCGACGCGGGTCTGGCGGGACTGGGTGCTGCTCGGCGCGGTCTGGGTCGCGGCGACCCTCGAAGGGCTGCTGCGCACCGACCTGATGTCGCCCGCGTACTCGACGATCGTCGCCCTGGTGCTGGCGCCGACGCTGTGCTGGCGCCGGACCAGGCCGCTGCTGATGGTCGCCGTCGCCTTCCCGGTCACCGCCGTCACCGCGCTGCTGGCCGGCCACGAACCGGAGCTGGTCACCGGTGTCTACCTGCTGATCCTGCCGTACGCGCTGTACCGCTGGGGTTCCGGCCGGCAGATCGTGGCCGGTACGGCGATCATCCTGGCCAAGATGGGCCTGTCGGCGGCGGTGGGCCACCTCGACCTCGCCGACCTGGTCGGCGGGACGGTGGTGGTCTCCGCCGCGATGGCCGTGGCCACCGCCCTGCGGTACCGGGCGACGCTGTGGGCCCGCGAACTCGACCAGGCCAAGCTGGCCGAACGGGAACGCCTCGCCCGCGACCTGCACGACACGGTGGCCCACCACGTGTCGGCGATGGCGATCCGCGCCCAGGCGGGCATCGCGGTGGCGCCGACCCGCCCGGCGGCGGCGCTCGACGCGCTGGCTGTGATCGAGGCCGAGGCGACCCGCGCCCTGGCCGAGATGCGGCTGATGGTGCGCGGCCTGCGCCACGGCGAACCAGCCGGGCAGCTGGGCCCGGCGGACCTCACCCCGAACCCCGGAATCGGCGACGTCGCCCGACTCGCCAGCCGGGCGCAGCCCGGGCCGGTCGTCGACGTCACCCTGCACGGCGACGTCGACGACATTCCGTCGACCGTCGCCACCGCGGTCTACCGGCTGGCCCAGGAGTCGGTGACCAACGCCCGCCGGCATGCCCGGCACGCCACCCGGATCGAGGTCCGCGTCGACGTCGACGCCGACGCGGTACGGCTGCGGGTCAGCGACGACGGCGACACCGGCACGGCGCGGCCCGCCGCCACCGGCGGCTTCGGCATCGTCGGCATGACCGAGCGGGCGGCCCTGCTCGGCGGCACCTGCGACGCCGGCCCGGACCGTGACCGGGGCTGGACCGTCGCTGTGGCCCTGCCCCGCCAGGCCCCGGCCGGTCGGGCCGGGACGTGA
- a CDS encoding DUF2306 domain-containing protein, with protein MSTPVPHPRSMPRSTAHTVAGRSSPANWLIPTGLVLLSLVPVVAGSLRLVELVGGPPIVPDGDRVTAAPVALVTHIVSVTVFSLVGAFQFAPDLRRRRRAWHRAAGRVLVVCGLLTAGTGLWLTLFLPPAAVDSELLVVIRVVVSVAMAVCVGVGFLAVRRRDFAAHRAWMIRGYAIGMGAGTQFFTQLAWLAVVGPVTASGRTGTMAAGWLINVVVAEWVVRRRAAGSRRRRDPVRVSGSARPRPAG; from the coding sequence ATGTCCACACCCGTACCGCACCCACGGTCGATGCCCCGGTCCACCGCCCACACCGTCGCGGGCCGATCCTCCCCCGCCAACTGGCTGATCCCCACCGGGTTGGTGCTGCTCAGCCTGGTGCCGGTGGTCGCCGGCAGCCTGCGACTGGTCGAGCTGGTCGGCGGGCCGCCCATCGTGCCCGACGGCGACCGGGTCACCGCTGCCCCGGTGGCGCTGGTGACGCACATCGTCAGTGTCACCGTTTTCAGCCTCGTCGGCGCGTTCCAGTTCGCGCCGGACCTGCGGCGACGCCGCCGGGCCTGGCATCGGGCCGCCGGGCGGGTCCTGGTGGTCTGTGGGTTGCTCACCGCCGGTACCGGCCTGTGGCTGACCCTGTTCCTGCCGCCGGCGGCGGTCGACAGCGAGCTGCTGGTCGTCATCCGGGTGGTGGTGAGTGTGGCGATGGCGGTGTGTGTCGGGGTCGGTTTCCTCGCGGTCCGGCGCCGCGACTTCGCCGCGCACCGGGCCTGGATGATCCGGGGTTACGCGATCGGGATGGGTGCGGGCACCCAGTTCTTCACCCAGCTGGCCTGGCTGGCCGTGGTCGGCCCGGTGACGGCGTCGGGCCGGACCGGCACCATGGCTGCCGGTTGGCTGATCAACGTGGTGGTGGCGGAGTGGGTCGTCCGGCGTCGCGCCGCCGGCTCTCGCCGGCGACGCGACCCGGTACGGGTCAGCGGATCCGCTCGACCACGACCCGCCGGATGA
- a CDS encoding DUF2277 domain-containing protein, which yields MCRSIKTLREPYTPDVTDADIEAAALQYVRKISGFRQPAAHNAEAFDAAVAAVAAASRDLLERLVVRAPAGR from the coding sequence ATGTGCCGAAGCATCAAGACCCTGCGTGAGCCGTACACCCCGGACGTGACCGACGCCGACATCGAGGCCGCCGCCCTGCAGTACGTACGGAAGATCTCCGGCTTCCGCCAGCCGGCCGCTCACAACGCCGAAGCGTTCGACGCGGCCGTGGCCGCCGTCGCCGCCGCCAGCCGTGACCTGCTGGAACGCCTGGTGGTGCGGGCCCCGGCCGGCCGATAG
- a CDS encoding TetR/AcrR family transcriptional regulator, with product MPRVGLTPDALVDAAIALIDEHGVDALTLSALAGRVGVAAPSLYKHVGGGLTELRALVAVRVLDEVADELTRHTLGLSRDAAVAALMRASRGYVRRHPARWAAMPADPLSQPATAAAGTRLLEVFLAVLRGYGLDPATTVHATRCLRATVHGFVALEVAGGFGLPEDLEQTYDRLVAMVVASLPRD from the coding sequence GTGCCTAGGGTCGGCCTCACCCCGGACGCTCTGGTGGACGCCGCGATCGCTCTCATCGACGAACACGGCGTCGACGCGCTGACGCTCAGCGCGCTCGCCGGCCGGGTCGGTGTCGCCGCCCCGTCGCTCTACAAGCACGTCGGCGGCGGGCTCACCGAACTGCGCGCCCTCGTCGCCGTACGGGTGCTCGACGAGGTCGCCGACGAACTCACCCGGCACACCCTCGGGCTGAGTCGCGACGCCGCCGTCGCCGCACTGATGCGCGCCAGCCGCGGCTACGTCCGCCGGCACCCGGCCCGCTGGGCGGCGATGCCGGCCGACCCGCTGAGCCAGCCGGCCACGGCCGCCGCCGGCACCCGGCTGCTGGAAGTGTTCCTCGCCGTACTGCGCGGCTACGGGCTGGACCCTGCCACGACGGTCCACGCCACCCGCTGCCTGCGGGCGACCGTGCACGGCTTCGTCGCGCTGGAGGTCGCCGGCGGCTTCGGCCTGCCGGAGGACCTGGAGCAGACCTACGACCGGCTCGTCGCCATGGTCGTCGCCAGCCTGCCGCGCGACTGA
- a CDS encoding cobyrinate a,c-diamide synthase: protein MVAVPRLVIAAPGSGHGKTTVATGLLAAFAARGLRVAGFKVGPDYIDPGYHALASGRPGRNLDPVLVGEDLVAPLFAHGATGVDLAVVEGVMGLYDGRVGAGDLGSTAHVAALLAAPVLLVVDAAGQSRSVAALVHGFRSFGQVHIAGVLLNRVGSDRHEQVLRDACEEVGTPVLGVLRRQPSVDTPSRHLGLVPAVERTVEARASVDALATLVAASVDLDAVAAVARRAPALAADAWSPAAAVRAVAPGLDADAGSVAAGRCAPTDRRPVVAVAAGPAFSFGYPETVELLTAAGAEVRTVDPVRDERLPAGTAALVVGGGFPEVYAGELTANAGLRSQVAAVAATGAPVVAECAGLLWLCRTLDGAPMCGVLPADARMTPRLTLGYRDAVALTDSVAVPVGSRLTGHEFHRTEVSPRAGVAAAWGWRGGAPEGFVTAGVHASYLHLHWAARPQIAARLVAAARRR, encoded by the coding sequence GTGGTAGCCGTACCCCGGCTGGTGATCGCCGCCCCCGGTTCCGGCCACGGCAAGACCACGGTGGCCACCGGCCTGCTCGCCGCCTTCGCCGCCCGCGGCCTCCGGGTAGCCGGGTTCAAGGTCGGCCCGGACTACATCGATCCCGGCTACCACGCGCTCGCCTCCGGTCGGCCGGGCCGCAACCTGGACCCGGTCCTGGTCGGCGAGGACCTCGTCGCGCCGCTGTTCGCCCACGGCGCCACCGGCGTCGACCTGGCCGTGGTCGAGGGTGTGATGGGTCTCTACGACGGCCGGGTGGGCGCCGGCGACCTCGGCTCCACGGCGCACGTCGCGGCGCTGCTGGCCGCGCCCGTACTGCTGGTCGTCGACGCGGCCGGGCAGAGCCGTTCGGTGGCCGCCCTGGTGCACGGCTTCCGGTCGTTCGGCCAGGTCCACATCGCCGGGGTGCTCCTCAACCGGGTCGGTTCCGACCGGCACGAGCAGGTCCTGCGGGATGCCTGTGAGGAGGTCGGTACCCCGGTGCTCGGCGTGCTGCGCCGGCAGCCGTCGGTCGACACCCCGTCGCGGCACCTGGGTCTGGTGCCGGCGGTCGAACGCACCGTCGAGGCGCGCGCCTCGGTCGACGCGTTGGCGACGCTGGTCGCCGCGTCGGTGGACCTGGACGCCGTGGCGGCGGTGGCGCGCCGCGCACCCGCGCTGGCGGCCGACGCCTGGTCGCCGGCGGCGGCGGTCCGCGCCGTCGCCCCCGGTCTCGACGCCGACGCCGGATCGGTGGCTGCCGGGCGGTGCGCGCCGACCGACCGCCGACCGGTCGTGGCGGTCGCCGCCGGCCCGGCGTTCAGTTTCGGCTACCCGGAGACCGTGGAGCTGTTGACGGCGGCCGGCGCCGAGGTGCGTACCGTCGATCCGGTCCGCGACGAGCGACTGCCCGCCGGCACGGCGGCGCTGGTCGTCGGCGGCGGCTTCCCCGAGGTGTACGCCGGTGAGCTGACCGCCAACGCCGGGTTGCGCTCGCAGGTGGCGGCGGTCGCCGCCACCGGAGCGCCGGTCGTCGCCGAATGTGCCGGCCTGCTGTGGCTGTGCCGCACCCTCGACGGTGCTCCGATGTGCGGGGTGCTGCCGGCGGACGCCCGGATGACGCCCCGGTTGACCCTCGGCTACCGCGACGCGGTGGCGTTGACCGACAGCGTGGCGGTGCCGGTCGGCAGCCGGCTGACCGGGCATGAGTTCCACCGTACCGAGGTGTCGCCGCGCGCTGGCGTGGCGGCGGCGTGGGGGTGGCGTGGTGGCGCGCCGGAGGGTTTCGTCACCGCCGGGGTGCACGCGTCGTACCTGCATCTGCACTGGGCCGCGCGGCCGCAGATCGCGGCCCGGCTGGTCGCCGCCGCGCGCCGGCGGTGA
- the cobO gene encoding cob(I)yrinic acid a,c-diamide adenosyltransferase, with amino-acid sequence MPQGKPEHVPDDGLTTRARRRQPVLAVHTGPGKGKSTAAFGMALRAWSAGWPVVVYQFVKSPKWKVGEEAALRTLGASGQGAPVTWHKMGEGWSWIQRPGTERDHAAEAAEGWAQIRRDLAAEAYRFYVLDEFTYPITWGWIDVAEVVSVLRQRPGSQHVVITGRNAAPELIDLADLVTEMTKVKHPMDAGRKGQQGIEW; translated from the coding sequence ATGCCACAGGGTAAACCGGAACATGTCCCCGACGACGGGCTGACCACCCGGGCCCGGCGTCGCCAGCCGGTGCTCGCCGTGCACACCGGGCCGGGTAAGGGCAAGTCGACGGCGGCGTTCGGCATGGCGTTGCGGGCCTGGTCGGCCGGCTGGCCGGTGGTGGTCTACCAGTTCGTCAAGTCTCCGAAGTGGAAGGTAGGCGAGGAGGCGGCCCTGCGTACCCTCGGTGCCTCGGGCCAGGGAGCGCCGGTGACCTGGCACAAGATGGGGGAGGGCTGGTCCTGGATCCAGCGCCCCGGCACCGAACGCGACCACGCCGCCGAGGCCGCCGAAGGCTGGGCGCAGATCCGGCGGGATCTGGCCGCCGAGGCGTACCGGTTCTACGTGCTGGACGAGTTCACCTATCCGATCACCTGGGGGTGGATCGACGTCGCCGAGGTGGTGTCCGTGCTGCGGCAGCGGCCGGGCAGCCAGCATGTGGTGATCACCGGCCGTAACGCCGCGCCGGAGCTGATCGACCTCGCCGACCTGGTCACCGAGATGACCAAGGTCAAACATCCGATGGACGCCGGGCGCAAGGGCCAGCAGGGCATCGAGTGGTAG
- a CDS encoding VWA domain-containing protein: MTPYPFTAIVGLPELRQALLLAAVHPGIGGVLIRGEKGTAKSTMVRALASLLPPVDRVAGCRFGCDPAATDPACPDGPHTGPITARRGPAALVELPVGATEDRVVGTLDIQRVLSAGVKAYEPGLLAAAHRGLLYVDEVNLLPDHLVDLLLDAAAMGRAHVERDGVSVSHAARFLLVGTMNPEEGEPRPQLLDRFGLVVSVTAPTQVADRAEVVRRRLAYEADPAAFAARWRSADDDLAQRVRVARSALPAVTLPDAEIDRIARICLAYQVDGLRADIVMARAAVALAAWRDLPAVSAAEVADAARLALPHRRRRDPLDPPGADAQRLDEVLRDECPDDDPDPAPPPPGRPAPPDGTPPTRADGPPPQAADGGGDGRDGEGHDGQEGARRDGREGQSRAGREGADRDDDSTAGSATAPAAAGPAYRPRTLRLPGLGDGGTPGRRSVAHADRGRLVGDTAPTGRAPALHLPATVRATASRGGRRIVPADLRQARFVGTEANLILFVVDASGSMAARHRMSVVKTAVLSLLRDAYHRRDRVGMITFRGTGADLVLPPTSSHEVAVTRLAQLRTGGRTPIAAGLRAAATTVAAERRRDPRRRPLVLLVTDGRATAGPDPTTLVPLLAGTPMVVLDCEAGPVRLGLARRLAAGFTAQWLPLAALSAAGSQVHDRRRAA, encoded by the coding sequence ATGACGCCGTACCCGTTCACCGCCATCGTCGGCCTGCCCGAGCTGCGGCAGGCCCTGCTGCTCGCGGCGGTGCACCCCGGCATCGGCGGGGTGCTGATCCGTGGCGAGAAGGGCACCGCGAAGTCGACGATGGTCCGGGCCCTGGCCAGCCTGCTGCCGCCGGTCGATCGGGTCGCCGGCTGCCGGTTCGGCTGCGACCCGGCGGCCACCGACCCGGCCTGCCCCGATGGTCCGCACACTGGGCCGATCACCGCCCGACGCGGGCCGGCGGCGCTGGTCGAGTTGCCGGTCGGTGCCACCGAGGACCGGGTGGTCGGGACGTTGGACATTCAGCGGGTACTCAGCGCCGGGGTGAAGGCGTACGAGCCGGGGCTGCTCGCCGCCGCGCACCGGGGCCTGCTCTACGTCGACGAGGTCAACCTGCTGCCGGACCACCTGGTCGATTTGCTGCTGGACGCGGCGGCCATGGGTCGCGCGCACGTCGAACGCGACGGGGTGTCGGTCAGCCACGCCGCCCGGTTCCTGCTGGTCGGCACGATGAACCCGGAGGAGGGGGAGCCGCGCCCGCAGCTGTTGGACCGCTTCGGGTTGGTCGTCTCGGTGACCGCGCCGACGCAGGTGGCCGACCGGGCCGAGGTGGTGCGTCGGCGGCTGGCGTACGAGGCCGACCCGGCGGCCTTCGCGGCCCGCTGGCGGTCCGCCGACGACGACCTCGCACAGCGGGTACGCGTGGCGCGGTCCGCCCTGCCGGCGGTGACCCTGCCGGACGCGGAGATCGACCGGATCGCCCGGATCTGTCTGGCGTACCAGGTGGACGGGCTGCGGGCGGACATCGTGATGGCCCGTGCCGCCGTGGCCCTGGCCGCCTGGCGTGACCTGCCGGCGGTCAGCGCCGCCGAGGTCGCCGACGCCGCACGGCTGGCCCTGCCACACCGGCGGCGACGGGATCCGCTGGATCCGCCCGGTGCCGACGCGCAGCGTCTCGACGAGGTGTTGCGTGACGAGTGTCCCGACGACGATCCGGACCCCGCACCTCCGCCCCCGGGACGTCCCGCACCGCCGGACGGTACGCCGCCGACCCGCGCGGACGGACCCCCACCGCAGGCGGCCGACGGCGGCGGCGACGGCCGTGACGGTGAAGGCCACGACGGCCAGGAGGGTGCCCGCCGCGACGGCCGTGAAGGTCAGAGCCGTGCCGGCCGGGAGGGTGCCGACCGCGACGACGACAGCACAGCCGGATCGGCGACCGCCCCGGCGGCGGCCGGCCCGGCGTACCGGCCCCGGACGCTGAGGCTGCCCGGACTCGGCGACGGCGGCACACCCGGCCGGCGGTCGGTCGCCCACGCGGACCGGGGCCGGCTGGTCGGCGACACGGCCCCGACCGGACGGGCGCCGGCCCTGCATCTGCCGGCCACGGTGCGGGCCACCGCGTCGCGTGGTGGCCGGCGGATCGTCCCCGCCGATCTGCGTCAGGCCCGCTTCGTCGGCACGGAGGCGAATCTGATCCTGTTCGTGGTCGACGCCTCGGGATCGATGGCGGCCCGGCACCGGATGAGCGTGGTCAAGACCGCCGTGCTGTCGCTGCTGCGCGACGCGTACCACCGGCGTGACCGGGTCGGGATGATCACCTTTCGGGGTACGGGTGCCGACCTGGTGCTGCCGCCGACCAGCAGCCACGAGGTCGCTGTCACCCGGTTGGCGCAGCTGCGCACCGGGGGGCGTACCCCCATTGCCGCCGGGTTGCGCGCCGCCGCGACCACCGTCGCCGCCGAGCGCCGTCGGGATCCGCGTCGCCGGCCGCTGGTTCTGCTGGTCACCGACGGGCGGGCGACTGCCGGCCCGGATCCGACGACGCTGGTGCCGTTGCTCGCCGGCACCCCGATGGTGGTGCTCGACTGCGAGGCCGGCCCGGTGCGGCTCGGTCTGGCCCGCCGGCTCGCTGCCGGCTTCACCGCGCAGTGGCTGCCGCTGGCCGCGCTGTCGGCGGCGGGTTCACAGGTCCACGACCGGCGGAGGGCTGCCTGA
- a CDS encoding CbtB-domain containing protein, with the protein MTAPSVGGEVTTPAIRVPLAGWLLAAVAAVVIYLVAQDNGLVLAGAAEFVHEFTHDGRHALGVPCH; encoded by the coding sequence ATGACTGCACCTTCTGTCGGCGGCGAGGTCACCACCCCCGCCATCCGCGTACCGCTGGCCGGCTGGCTGCTGGCCGCCGTCGCGGCGGTCGTCATCTACCTGGTCGCGCAGGACAACGGGCTGGTGCTGGCCGGCGCCGCCGAGTTCGTGCACGAGTTCACCCACGACGGCCGGCACGCCCTCGGCGTCCCGTGCCACTGA
- a CDS encoding CbtA family protein: MSGHPFGTVLRRGLLAGLAAGVAGAAAALLIVEPRIESALVVEEGRAAPGGGGHGHEEELVSRGVQVLGGLVATVAVEVCLAVIVAVVFGATRHLLPGRDDFRRVGLLAGLGFVVVALLPAIRFPANPPGVGDPDTVNQRTGQYLSFIVAAAAVTWLALLVHRRLAAWSRPAPYRAVVATVVAVVGYTLLLTLWPATGVEVPGDIPAALLWEFRLASLAQLATMWTVLGVVFGLLLTPARAGHRRPVTADVA; the protein is encoded by the coding sequence ATGAGCGGTCACCCGTTCGGCACCGTACTGCGTCGTGGTCTGCTCGCCGGGCTCGCCGCCGGGGTGGCCGGCGCGGCGGCGGCCCTGCTGATCGTCGAACCCCGGATCGAATCGGCGCTGGTCGTCGAGGAGGGCCGGGCCGCGCCGGGCGGCGGCGGGCACGGCCACGAGGAGGAACTGGTCAGCCGGGGCGTGCAGGTCCTCGGTGGACTCGTCGCGACCGTCGCGGTCGAGGTCTGCCTGGCGGTGATCGTCGCCGTGGTCTTCGGCGCGACCCGGCACCTGCTGCCCGGCCGCGACGACTTCCGCCGGGTCGGGCTGCTGGCCGGGCTCGGCTTCGTCGTGGTGGCGTTGCTGCCGGCCATCCGTTTCCCGGCGAACCCGCCCGGCGTCGGTGACCCCGACACCGTCAACCAACGCACCGGCCAGTACCTGTCGTTCATCGTCGCGGCGGCGGCGGTCACCTGGCTGGCTCTGCTGGTGCACCGGCGGCTGGCCGCCTGGTCGCGGCCCGCGCCGTACCGGGCCGTGGTCGCGACGGTCGTCGCCGTCGTCGGCTACACGCTGCTGCTGACGCTCTGGCCGGCAACCGGCGTCGAGGTGCCGGGCGACATCCCGGCGGCGCTGCTGTGGGAGTTCCGCCTGGCGTCACTGGCACAGCTCGCCACGATGTGGACGGTCCTCGGGGTGGTGTTCGGGCTGCTGCTCACCCCCGCCCGCGCCGGCCACCGGCGGCCGGTCACCGCCGACGTCGCGTGA
- a CDS encoding helix-turn-helix transcriptional regulator — MSPDADLVFRALTMFGARDDEELAHELGLARKRVKVALDELTSWSAAGVAAGGRWRAAPAGTVLARLRQPTRPVRRRDIWRQHFRAMHGIDLPGPDDPTVRRLVSRAAARDRVQRLVAAERHEHLTINTEVISAAASAAALPLDRRQVERGVRVRVLQRPPTVDDHSLHHLAQLDTADPERVRELPDPPIKLLVYDRRIALFPVDPLNFEAGYVETADAVAVDQLCALFDRLWAQARRSGPGGRPAITLTPREQALVALLASGHTDASAAEELRLSLRTVAYTMRNLMDRLGVENRFQLAILLGASGTAPLPPVRRTQPAGPTEEEA; from the coding sequence GTGTCGCCCGACGCCGACCTCGTCTTCCGGGCGCTGACCATGTTCGGCGCACGCGACGACGAGGAACTCGCTCACGAGCTGGGATTGGCACGCAAACGGGTCAAGGTCGCACTCGACGAGCTGACCAGCTGGTCGGCGGCGGGGGTGGCGGCTGGCGGCCGGTGGCGAGCGGCACCGGCCGGCACGGTCCTCGCCCGGCTACGCCAGCCCACCCGACCGGTACGGCGGCGCGACATCTGGCGCCAGCACTTCCGTGCGATGCACGGCATCGACCTGCCCGGCCCGGACGACCCGACGGTACGCCGCCTGGTCAGCCGGGCCGCCGCCCGGGACCGGGTGCAGCGGCTGGTCGCCGCCGAACGGCACGAACATCTGACCATCAACACCGAGGTGATCAGCGCGGCGGCCTCGGCGGCCGCGCTTCCGCTGGACCGTCGGCAGGTGGAACGCGGCGTCCGGGTCCGGGTGCTGCAGCGACCACCCACTGTCGACGACCACAGTCTCCATCATCTGGCCCAGCTCGACACCGCCGACCCCGAACGGGTCCGGGAGCTGCCCGATCCACCGATCAAACTGCTGGTGTACGACCGCCGGATCGCCCTGTTCCCCGTTGATCCGCTCAATTTCGAAGCGGGGTACGTGGAGACCGCGGACGCGGTCGCCGTCGACCAGTTGTGCGCGTTGTTCGACCGTTTGTGGGCGCAGGCACGCCGGTCCGGTCCAGGAGGGAGACCTGCGATCACACTCACCCCGCGAGAGCAGGCGCTGGTCGCGCTCCTCGCTTCCGGACACACCGACGCCTCCGCCGCCGAGGAGCTGCGGCTGAGTCTACGGACCGTGGCGTACACGATGCGCAACCTGATGGACCGCCTCGGTGTCGAGAACCGCTTCCAACTGGCGATCCTGCTCGGTGCCTCGGGTACCGCACCGCTGCCGCCCGTACGCCGAACGCAGCCGGCCGGCCCGACCGAGGAGGAGGCATGA